One Equus quagga isolate Etosha38 chromosome 5, UCLA_HA_Equagga_1.0, whole genome shotgun sequence genomic window carries:
- the CFAP144 gene encoding protein FAM183A codes for MAGHQKEKVVPDEVHQNQILRELYLKELRTQKLYTQYHVNPLRKVHTIARKPMSWHDNLEEPADARFLNLIHHAAQGPRKKYTETQTESQEIGWDSEPLVNPERNDRRLNHFRVYNDITLYKVKMWSLGEDDRHK; via the exons ATGGCCGGACACCAAAAGGAGAAGGTGGTCCCAGATGAAGTCCATCAGAACCAGATCTTGAGGGAATTGTACCTCAAAGAGCTACGAACCCAGAAGCTCTACACACAGTATCACGTGAATCCCCTCCGCAAAG TGCACACAATTGCCAGAAAGCCCATGTCATGGCACGATAACCTGGAGGAGCCTGCAGATG ccaggTTTCTGAATCTTATTCACCACGCTGCCCAGGGACCAAGGAAGAAATACACGGAGACACAAACTGAGAGCCAAGAAATTGGATGGGACTCAGAGCCCTTG GTCAACCCAGAGCGCAATGACCGCAGGCTGAACCACTTCAGGGTCTACAATGACATCACTCTGTACAAGGTGAAAATGTGGAGCTTAGGGGAAGATGATCGCCACAAGTAG